A portion of the Pseudomonas protegens CHA0 genome contains these proteins:
- a CDS encoding HlyD family secretion protein codes for MTTQNKHKIAIAVAAVAALGVLAYLALPGLFGRAGEQTTNDAFIAADYTLVAPRVAGFIKEVLVEDNQQVKAGQLLALIDDRDLRAAAQAADAETLVAKAQLQNARATLDRQSSVIAQAQAALSAAQAERAFAEHELNRYNHLAGVGAGTVQNAQQARTRIDQASARLATATAALAAERKQVEIITAQRDAAEGGLKRAQAALEMASYELSYTRIVAPVDGMVGERAVRVGAYVTPGSKILAVVPLQQAYVLANFQETQLTAMHAGQVVEVRVDSLGGETLHGRVESLAPATGVTFAAVKPDNATGNFTKVVQRIPVKILLEPNQPLAERLRVGMSVEASVDTHSSATSAREVTQR; via the coding sequence ATGACGACCCAGAACAAACACAAAATCGCCATTGCGGTAGCGGCAGTGGCGGCCCTTGGCGTGTTGGCCTACCTGGCGCTGCCGGGGCTGTTCGGCCGCGCCGGCGAGCAGACCACCAACGACGCCTTCATCGCCGCCGACTACACCCTGGTGGCCCCGCGCGTGGCGGGGTTCATCAAGGAAGTGCTGGTGGAGGACAACCAGCAGGTCAAGGCCGGGCAACTGCTGGCGCTGATCGACGACCGTGACCTGCGGGCCGCGGCCCAGGCGGCGGATGCCGAGACCCTGGTGGCCAAGGCGCAGTTGCAGAACGCCCGGGCGACCCTGGACCGGCAGAGTTCGGTGATCGCCCAGGCCCAGGCTGCCTTGAGCGCGGCCCAGGCCGAGCGAGCCTTTGCCGAGCATGAACTGAACCGCTACAACCACCTGGCCGGGGTCGGCGCCGGCACGGTGCAGAACGCCCAGCAGGCCCGGACCCGCATCGACCAGGCCAGCGCCCGGCTGGCCACCGCCACCGCAGCCCTGGCGGCGGAGCGCAAGCAGGTGGAGATCATCACCGCTCAGCGTGACGCCGCGGAAGGTGGCTTGAAACGTGCCCAGGCGGCCCTGGAAATGGCCAGCTACGAGTTGTCCTACACGCGCATCGTGGCGCCGGTGGACGGCATGGTCGGCGAGCGCGCGGTGCGGGTCGGTGCCTATGTCACCCCGGGCAGCAAGATCCTTGCCGTGGTGCCGCTGCAGCAGGCCTATGTACTGGCCAACTTCCAGGAAACCCAGCTGACGGCCATGCATGCCGGGCAGGTGGTGGAGGTGCGGGTCGACAGCCTGGGCGGCGAGACCCTGCATGGTCGGGTGGAAAGCCTGGCCCCGGCCACCGGTGTGACCTTCGCCGCGGTGAAGCCGGATAACGCCACCGGCAACTTCACCAAGGTGGTGCAGCGCATTCCGGTGAAGATCCTTCTGGAACCCAACCAGCCGTTGGCCGAGCGGTTGCGGGTGGGCATGTCGGTGGAAGCCAGCGTGGACACCCACAGCTCTGCCACCAGCGCCCGCGAGGTGACCCAGCGATGA